The following proteins are encoded in a genomic region of Microtus ochrogaster isolate Prairie Vole_2 chromosome 5, MicOch1.0, whole genome shotgun sequence:
- the LOC101982559 gene encoding zinc finger protein 431-like, which yields MGDLGSHDMGIKHVAAVNKTIRASSPCCGHSNQRLASFLMALSDDHFLDAVTYNDVHVDFTWEEWSLLDPSQKNLYKDVMLETYINLTTIGYKWEDHNIEEHCQSSRRHGRHERSYTGEKPSEYTQYVEAFACQSHLQSHKRIHTGEKPYEDIQYDEAFACHSRLQIHKGTHTGEKSNECNQCIKGFACHSHLQIHKKTHTGEKPYECNQCGKAFARQSCLQIHKRIHTGEKPYECTQCGKTFAHPSNLQVHKRTHTGDKPYECNECGKAFICQSRLRIHKRTHTGEKPYECNQCGKAFACHSYLQIHKRTHTGVKPYECNQCGKGFTSPSYLHIHERTHTGEKPYECNQCGKGFTCHSQLQNHERTHTGEKPYECNQCGKAFASQSNLQIHKRTHTGEKPYECNQCGKAFALQSHYRSHERTHTGEKPYECNQCGKAFAHQFHYRRHERTHTGEKPYECNHCGKAFARQCSLQIHKRTHTGEKPYECNQCGKAFACHYNLQVHQRTHTGEKPYECNQCGKAFTCQSSLQIHKRIHTREKPYECSQCGKAFSQHSSLKIHKRTHTGDKSNICNQCDKAFVSEPFENIRKKSCCRETT from the exons GATGCAGTGACCTATAATGATGTGCATGTTGACTTCACCTGGGAAGAGTGGTCTTTGCTGGATCCTTCCCAGAAGAATCTatacaaagatgtgatgctggagacctatATCAACCTCACCACTATAG GCTACAAATGGGAAGATCACAATATTGAAGAACATTGTCAAAGTTCTCGAAGACATGGAAG GCATGAAAGAAGTTATACGGGAGAGAAACCCTCTGAATATACTCAATATGTTGAAGCCTTTGCCTGTCAAAGTCATCTTCAAAGTCataaaagaattcatactggagagaaaccctatgaagaTATTCAATATGATGAAGCCTTTGCATGTCATAGTCGTCTCCAAATACATAAaggaacacatactggagagaaatccAATGAATGTAATCAGTGCATTAAAGGATTTGCATgtcacagtcatcttcaaatacataaaaaaacacatactggagagaaaccctatgaatgcaaccagtgtggtaaagcctttgcacgtCAAAGTTGTctccaaatacataaaagaatacatactggagagaaaccctatgaatgtactCAATGTGGTAAAACCTTTGCACATCCAAGTAATCTCCaagtacataaaagaacacatactggagacaaaccctatgaatgtaatgaatgtggtaaagcctttataTGTCAAAGCCGTCTCCGAatccataaaagaacacatacaggagagaaaccgtatgaatgtaatcaatgtggtaaagcatttgcatGTCATAGTTATCTTCAAatccataaaagaacacatactggagtgaaaccctatgaatgtaatcagtgtggtaaaggtTTTACATCTCCCAGTTATCTTCATAttcatgaaagaacacatactggagagaaaccttatgaatgtaatcaatgtggtaaaggcTTTACATGTCACAGTCAACTTCAAAatcatgaaagaacac atactggagaaaagccctatgaatgtaatcaatgtggtaaagcctttgcgtCTCAAAGTAATctccaaatacataaaagaacacatactggagagaaaccctatgaatgtaatcaatgtggtaaagcttttGCACTTCAGAGTCATTATCGAAGTCATGAAAGGACACATACTGGGgaaaaaccctatgaatgtaatcagtgtggtaaagcctttgcacatcAGTTTCATTATCGAAggcatgaaagaacacatactggagagaaaccttatgaatgtaatcATTGTGGTAAAGCTTTTGCACGTCAGTGTAGTctccaaatacataaaagaacac atactggagagaaaccctatgaatgtaatcaatgtggtaaagcctttgcatgtcaCTATAATCTCCAAGTACatcaaagaacacatactggagagaaaccctatgaatgtaatcaatgtggtaaagccttcaCTTGCCAAAGTAGTctccaaatacataaaagaatacatactagagagaaaccctatgaatgtagtcaatgtggtaaagcttttTCACAACACAGTAgtcttaaaatacataaaagaacacatactggagataAATCCAACAtatgtaatcaatgtgataaagctttTGTATCAGAACCCtttgaaaacataagaaaaaaatcatgctgcAGAGAAACCACTTAA